From a region of the Neobacillus niacini genome:
- a CDS encoding GntR family transcriptional regulator — protein sequence MKIDQAYRYIKRQIIDGVWVPDTAINVNEVSEHLNISRTPIHKAMTKLSEEGFLSIIPQVGVFVKRPEMEEVMERLLVCANLDALMTEHAIKNLNDEELSQLYTILTKMDNLEISEEEYSLLNIEFHRIIYLAAKLPYTFTLANQLWDYLNYVGNPAMLFSQERRKQSQAEHWMIYFSLKERDAKLAKKLMEKHLTRIADSVSEKYQKMGLALEVGNEI from the coding sequence ATGAAAATCGATCAGGCATATCGCTATATTAAAAGACAAATTATTGATGGGGTCTGGGTACCTGATACAGCAATCAATGTTAATGAAGTTTCTGAGCATTTAAATATCAGCCGCACACCCATACACAAGGCTATGACAAAGCTTTCAGAGGAAGGGTTTTTGTCAATCATCCCCCAAGTAGGAGTCTTTGTAAAAAGACCCGAAATGGAAGAAGTAATGGAGCGATTATTGGTCTGTGCCAACCTGGATGCATTAATGACGGAGCATGCGATAAAAAATTTAAATGATGAAGAACTTTCTCAATTGTATACGATCTTAACTAAGATGGATAATCTAGAAATCTCTGAGGAAGAGTATTCACTCCTTAATATTGAGTTTCACCGGATCATTTATCTAGCGGCTAAGTTACCTTATACGTTTACTCTTGCAAATCAGTTATGGGATTACTTGAATTATGTTGGTAATCCAGCAATGTTATTTTCACAGGAACGACGAAAGCAATCGCAGGCGGAGCATTGGATGATCTACTTTAGCTTAAAAGAGCGGGACGCTAAACTAGCAAAAAAGCTAATGGAAAAACATTTAACCCGTATTGCAGATAGTGTAAGCGAAAAATATCAGAAAAT